One window of the Archangium primigenium genome contains the following:
- a CDS encoding YbdD/YjiX family protein, translated as MPALRELLRAAWRRAVQMARLSIGVPDYDTYVAHMRRHHPEREVMSYARFFDERMQARYRAGGGRCC; from the coding sequence ATGCCCGCCCTCCGAGAGCTGCTGCGCGCCGCCTGGCGCCGGGCGGTGCAGATGGCCCGCCTGAGCATCGGCGTGCCGGACTACGACACCTACGTGGCCCACATGCGCCGGCACCACCCCGAGCGCGAGGTGATGAGCTACGCGCGCTTCTTCGACGAGCGCATGCAGGCCCGCTACCGCGCCGGCGGCGGACGCTGCTGTTGA